From the Tetrapisispora phaffii CBS 4417 chromosome 10, complete genome genome, one window contains:
- the PSD2 gene encoding phosphatidylserine decarboxylase 2 (similar to Saccharomyces cerevisiae PSD2 (YGR170W); ancestral locus Anc_5.174) translates to MVHGSCISLWIEDNRLIGRYIENDKENCIALGWLLEIMLINIRGSKEVKNERKGGARRKVVSIGNKYWRLKGKKQLMYAPSLELKMTINSIKNMEYVKAFKKSNIVCLATTNTYYSRRTKAVDSTIAYGAEAYLNTPLSLNSGNLSPMSPSDNHNTHIDALGHLNSDEIKFHETLKLKLPKKLTSKWLRVIIYDVLPSNIPFSYISQQTDASVTSSNNSSIAINHNHNNNNNHNNNHNHNHNQNNNSNSLTLVTSDDNISINSVYSDSPREVMRVDSYSNSIRNINSSTERNASTLSLTSTNSNDNSSPHPLDYKKISSREKYLYLGEVKVSLLDLFKTKDKKNSYNFQKSVESYKIYDKRRQILLKGTNRLKDNKSTFQVGDIDMSFKLKSISKKQDTFEAYSELYNNITSSLNLKLEKKNKLKLLQAKRKASSAAKSTLIDMPSSSISESNINRASSNNELTDSQIINNRTGGSNNATMENTILSEVITNLNSIGESKISRNANKVSIEDDENEIAYDGINGDDDEIIYEYDIDDMDDLEDIEFANDVDDLDEIADLESFISETKSEESLIPFEGVFDQNTIRDTIISDKYDLGSMVTALDEYDIVDKKDVADINEIINDLDEELEDEVEIVTDDFRLNQESYDGENEEKYDIDYSDEEAAEDEEYYNKFLEDNDDYSIHDEADDIIAYKSPNKLFKLKGKSRSRRSYRTSLNSQLKNNFTLNKKIHSAGVIFIEITKIQNLPQLKNKILRKNYDMDPFVIASFGRRVYKTPSKKHSLNPVFNSRISFEVFPRETHFELNFKIMDQDSFSFNDNIAECSLKLEDIIKAQNRKHDWHTHEIPLEMGNILHSKDLNTISEDLSMTKPPKLSVRVKFIPYSDLKKYFWINVVEATSTLQEYDIAQVMTYLDRLGSFSLKKAEHFFDYFGLLAWRGDVLTKEQLIEVLQQMKKRSGFNNIWKCPRCLHSLKPTRNMKNSKITLENDLITHFAICSYSQKYKLLKPSYVSTDFASKRWFSKVLIKLTYGKYALGSNNANILVQDRNSGIILEEKISAHVKLGMRIIYNGKSPETKRFKVLLKKMSIKQGRKFDSPSSIKQIEPFIKFHSLDMSQCQETTYTTFNEFFYRKLKEGARIPEGETANIFVSPADSRSVFFSSIDDSKRIWIKGSKFTLRKLIADYKPNTFKENSSSVAIFRLAPQDYHRFHSPCDGIIGKPLYVDGEYYTVNPMAIRSALDVFGENIRIILPIYSEEFGEVLFIPVGAMMVGSIILSCEEGQKIHRGDELGYFKFGGSTIITILSSQNIIFDSDLLKNSSERIETLVRVGMSVGHTPNSQGFKRRQKKVTNPKEIESIKRSISVNQESSNLVGNVSWQFKNLKKWIETEYPNIGGNSNDEVTESSE, encoded by the coding sequence ATGGTGCATGGTTCATGTATCTCTCTCTGGATCGAAGACAACAGGCTAATTGGACGGTACATTGAGAACGATAAAGAAAATTGCATTGCGTTAGGGTGGTTGTTAGAAATCATGCTTATTAACATCAGGGGAAGTAAAGAAGTGAAGAATGAAAGAAAGGGAGGGGCGAGAAGAAAAGTGGTGAGTATTGGGAATAAATATTGGCGTTTAAAAGGTAAGAAACAACTGATGTATGCTCCATCATTGGAGTTGAAAATGACGATAAATAGTATTAAAAACATGGAATACGTAAAAgcttttaaaaaatcaaatatagTTTGTTTGGCTACAACAAATACTTATTATAGTAGAAGAACAAAAGCAGTGGATTCTACAATTGCATATGGTGCTGAAGCATATTTGAACACTCCATTGAGTTTAAATTCGGGAAATCTATCACCTATGTCTCCATCAGATAATCATAATACACACATAGATGCACTTGGACATTTAAATAGTGATGAGATTAAATTTCatgaaactttaaaattgaaattaccaaaaaaattgacATCGAAGTGGTTACGAGTCATTATTTATGATGTCTTACCTTCAAATATTCCGTTCTCGTATATTAGCCAGCAAACAGATGCATCAGTGACTTCATCAAACAACAGTAGTATTGCCATTAATCAtaatcataataataataataatcataataataatcataatCATAATcataatcaaaataataatagtaatagtCTTACTCTTGTGACTAGTGACGATAATATCAGCATTAACAGTGTTTACAGTGATAGTCCTCGTGAAGTAATGAGAGTCGattcatattcaaattcaattagGAACATAAATTCAAGTACGGAAAGAAATGCTTCTACATTATCTTTAActtcaacaaattcaaatgataatagTTCACCGCATCCATTGgattacaaaaaaatatccagcagagaaaaatatttgtatttaGGTGAAGTTAAAGTATCACTACTAGATCTATTCAAAACAAAggataaaaaaaatagttaTAATTTCCAAAAAAGTGTAGAGtcatataaaatttatgaCAAGAGAAGAcaaattttgttaaaagGTACAAATAGATTAAAGgataataaatcaactTTTCAAGTAGGTGATATAGATATGTCATTTAAACTGAAATCAATAAGTAAGAAACAAGACACTTTCGAGGCATACAgtgaattatataataatatcactTCCagtttgaatttaaagttagagaaaaaaaataagttaAAGTTATTACAAGCAAAACGTAAGGCTTCTAGTGCTGCAAAAAGTACTTTAATTGATATGCCGAGTAGCTCAATTTCtgaatcaaatataaatagagCATCATccaataatgaattaacTGATTcccaaataataaataatagaaCTGGTGGGAGCAATAATGCAACAATGGAAAATACTATACTATCTGAAGTGATTACAAATCTAAACTCAATTGGagaatcaaaaatttcaagaaatgCTAATAAAGTTAGCATCGAAGATGacgaaaatgaaattgcGTATGATGGCATAAATGGAGACgatgatgaaattatttatgaatatgatattgatgatatgGATGATTTGGAGGATATTGAATTTGCAAATGATGTAGATGACCTAGATGAAATTGCTGATTTAGAGTCATTTATCAGTGAAACTAAAAGTGAAGAGAGTCTCATTCCATTCGAGGGTGTATTTGATCAAAATACTATTCGTGATACAATAATATCTGATAAATACGATTTGGGGTCAATGGTAACTGCCTTAGATGAGTATGATATAGTTGACAAAAAGGACGTAGCAgatataaatgaaattattaacgACTTGGATGAAGAGTTGGAAGATGAAGTTGAAATAGTTACTGATGACTTCAGGTTAAATCAAGAATCTTATGATGgagaaaatgaagaaaaatatgatataGATTATTCGGATGAAGAAGCTgcagaagatgaagaatattataataaatttttggaggataatgatgattatTCTATACACGATGAAGCTGATGATATTATAGCATATAAATCACCAAATAAGCTATTTAAACTAAAGGGTAAAAGCAGATCTAGAAGATCTTATAGAACCAGTTTAAACAGTCAACTAAAGAATAATTttactttaaataaaaaaattcacTCTGCTGGTGtgatatttattgaaattactAAAATTCAAAACTTACCgcaattgaagaataaaatattaagaaaaaaCTATGATATGGATCCTTTTGTTATTGCATCATTTGGTAGAAGAGTTTATAAAACTCCTTCCAAAAAACATTCATTGAATCCTGTTTTCAATTCAAGAATATCATTTGAGGTATTTCCTAGGGAGACGCACTTTGAGCTGAACTTCAAAATCATGGATCAagattctttttcttttaatgaCAATATTGCCGAGTGCAgtttaaaattagaagatataataaaagCCCAAAATCGTAAACATGATTGGCATACCCATGAAATCCCATTAGAGATGGGAAATATATTGCATTCGAAGGACTTGAATACCATTAGTGAAGATTTGTCAATGACGAAACCCCCCAAACTATCAGTCAGGGTTAAATTCATACCATACtcagatttaaaaaaatatttctggATTAATGTAGTAGAAGCGACATCCACTTTACAAGAGTATGATATTGCGCAAGTGATGACGTATTTAGATAGATTAGGTTCTTTCTCACTAAAGAAGGCTGAACATTTCTTTGATTACTTTGGTTTATTGGCTTGGAGAGGGGATGTATTAACAAAAGAACAATTAATCGAGGTTCTGCAGCAGATGAAGAAAAGGTCAggattcaataatatttggaaATGCCCACGATGTTTACACTCCCTTAAACCGACTAGGAATATgaaaaattccaaaatcacattagaaaatgatttGATTACACATTTTGCTATTTGTTCATATTCCcagaaatataaattgttaaaaCCGTCGTATGTTTCCACAGACTTTGCCTCTAAGAGATGGTTTTCAAAAGTGTTGATTAAGTTAACTTATGGTAAGTATGCGTTAGGATCTAATAATGCAAACATTCTTGTTCAAGATAGAAATTCTGGGATtattttagaagaaaaaataagtGCACATGTCAAATTGGGTATgagaattatttataatggTAAAAGTCCAGAAACCAAGAGGTTTAAAGTGCTGCTTAAAAAGATGTCAATAAAACAAGGTAGAAAATTTGACAGTCCATCATCTATTAAGCAAATTGAACCTTTTATAAAGTTTCATTCTTTGGATATGTCACAGTGCCAAGAAACAACATATACAACTTTTAACGAGTTCTTCTATAGGAAATTGAAAGAAGGTGCAAGGATACCAGAAGGTGAGACAGCGAATATATTTGTCTCGCCTGCTGATTCTAGAagtgtttttttttcaagtATTGATGACTCAAAAAGAATCTGGATCAAAGGTAGTAAATTTACTTTGAGAAAGTTAATAGCAGACTACAAACCTAATacttttaaagaaaattcaaGTAGTGTTGCAATATTTCGCTTAGCACCACAAGATTATCACAGATTTCATTCACCATGTGACGGTATCATTGGTAAACCACTATATGTTGATGGCGAATATTATACAGTGAATCCGATGGCAATTCGTAGTGCCTTAGATGTTTTTGGTGAAAATATTCGTATTATTTTACCAATATACTCAGAGGAATTTGGGGAGGTTCTTTTTATTCCGGTTGGAGCTATGATGGTAGGATCTATCATATTAAGTTGTGAAGAAGGTCAAAAAATTCATAGAGGTGATGAATTGGGTTATTTCAAATTCGGAGGATCCACTATTATCACAATATTATCAtctcaaaatattatatttgattcaGACCTTCTAAAAAATTCATCAGAACGAATTGAGACCTTAGTAAGGGTGGGGATGAGTGTTGGCCATACGCCTAATAGCCAAGGTTTCAAAAGAAGGCAAAAGAAAGTGACAAATCCAAAGGAGATTGAGAGTATTAAACGTTCTATTAGCGTTAATCAAGAGTCCTCGAATTTAGTCGGCAATGTCTCCTGgcaatttaaaaatttaaagaaatggATAGAAACAGAATATCCTAATATAGGAGGCAATTCAAATGACGAAGTCACAGAATCATCAGAGTGA
- the LSO2 gene encoding Lso2p (similar to Saccharomyces cerevisiae YGR169C-A and YJR005C-A; ancestral locus Anc_5.173), whose product MGKRVLLESAAKKAEGAFRKREQEREKSKQEQLKLEAEEASKWEEGSKKVNNKKLLEEQKKQEKLRAKSEREALLAEEEAALGKGGKGKFKRK is encoded by the coding sequence ATGGGTAAAAGGGTTTTACTAGAGAGTGCTGCAAAGAAGGCAGAAGGTGCTTTCAGAAAGAGAGAAcaagaaagagaaaagagTAAGCAAGAACAGTTGAAATTAGAAGCTGAAGAGGCTTCTAAATGGGAAGAAGGTTCTAAAAAGgtaaataataagaaattGTTAGAAGAACAGAAGAAACAGGAAAAGCTAAGGGCTAAGAGTGAAAGAGAAGCCTTACTGgcagaagaagaagctgCTTTAGGAAAAGGTGGTAAAggtaaatttaaaagaaagtAA